The genomic stretch GGCACAGTTACCCAAAGCTCGTCAATCGGTTCTCTTCTCCGCCACCATGCCACGAGAAATTGAGCAACTGGCCAAGTCGATGCTGAAACATCCGGTGCATGTCACCATCGAAGGGCCCAAGCTCGAAAAAGGGCTGATTGAAGAATCCGTTTGCTTCATTCCTCAGAAACAGAAGAGTCAGTTCCTGATCCACGTGCTGTCGCAAGCCGAAGTCAACCGGGTGCTGGTGTTTACCCGCACCAAGCACGGCGCTGACCGAGTGGTGAAACATCTTGCCAAGTCTGGAATTGCCGCTGAGGCTCTGCATGGCAACAAGACGCAGGCGAGCCGCAACCGCACGATGCAGAATTTCCGCACCAGCCGCACCAAGGTGGTGGTAGCCACCGATGTCGCTGCCCGTGGCATCGATGTCGATAACATCAGCCATGTGGTCAACTACGATCTGCCGATGGAACCCGAAACCTATGTGCATCGCATTGGTCGAACAGGCCGAGCCGGTGCCAAGGGTGTTGCCATCAGTTTCTGTGATATGGATGAGCAGAAGTTCCTTCGCAACATCGAACGATTGACGAAGAAGAAGATTCCCGTAGATCGCTCACCTCGGCCAGAATTCAAAGTGATACCTCACGACCCAATCGAGCATCACGAAGTGCGCGAACGCCAGCAACGCGAAATCGATCCGCGGCGACACAACGCCAAGCGAAGCAGCCAGGGCCACGAAGGCAAACGCAAGCCAGGTGGCAAAACAGCCCACAACAAACGTGGCGAAAAGCTGGTCTCATCGCCCAAACGCTGGCGGTAAACAGACTAGGATACTTGACTATTCTTCACACCAATGGCGTTGCCATCGGTGTGTTATTTTTGTTGCACTGTGTCTGGCCACTCCAACAAGGCGTGGCCATTATTTTTTCAGTGCTGCTTCCACCTCGGCACGCACTTGCCCCAGAAGGATGTCTTTGGGGAAACGCTGGAAATAGCGTGTTGTTGCAGCAAGGTGCTCACGGGCCTTCGCTACTTCACCGAGCTTGGCGTAAACCAGTGCCAGGTAGAGATGGTACTGGGCAGGTTCATCAATATGACGACGACGGGCGAAGGCTTCGGTGAGCAAATCACGGGCTTCCGGCAGACGGTTCTGCCGGAGGCGTAATATGCCCAATGTTGGATCGGAAGTTTGCTTTTGGAGTTGGTATGTAGCGTAGTATCGAGTGAGTTCTTCACAACGTGCCAGATTGCGCAACGATGTGACAGGGCATTCGAGAATTCTCATTGAATAGCTAGTTGCGATATCAAACCGATTTCCAGTCTTCTTGAGAACTTGTTCGTATGTTGAATAGAATTGATTAAATGCCTGGACTGCCTCTTCACTTTGTTTGAGATTATGGAAGGCAATGCCTTGTTGAAAATAAAGACATGCCAGTATACTCGCGTGACTGGGCACGTCTGGGTACTGCTGGATGAGTTGCTGATGCAGACCGATCAATTCTGAAAGCAACTCCTGTGCATTAATCAATTCCCCGTGTTGCATGTACCAAACGGCAAGTAGTCTGGTACCATCAGATGTCACTATACGATAATCAATACGCTTTGGGCTTTCTCGCTTGAAGGCCATGTCGAGCTCATGAATTTGGCGAAGGAGTTCGTAACGAATCTGGTCTTTTTCCTCCATCGTGGCGTAAACTCGTTCCATGTTGATGATGCAGCCTGCAAACCGTATCCGCGCTTGCGGATCATTAGGGTAGAGTGTATAGAGTTGCTGATAAATCTGGAGTGCCTGACGGTTCAGATCATCTGCCTGTAGAGTATGACCTTGCATTTCTTCTAAATGCCCCATAAAAGTCAGCGAGTCGGCATACAACCCCAATATGCTATGTCGTTGTGGAAATCGATTAACCAGATCACGTAGAACCTGGATATACTCCAGTCTGTAAGCACGTGATTCTTCTACTTTGTTTTTGGATGCACAGATTCTACCCAGGCTGCGAAGAACATAACTGAGTTCGATGTTCATCTCTGCTGAAGGATATAATTCAACATATCTTCGTGTCTCCTGAAGTAGCTGGAAAGATTGTTTTTCATCCTCCTCCGATAGCCCTAAGTCTTGCAGTGTTGCCTCCAGCTGTCGTCGCGCCCGTAGATACTGCAGCGTGATCTGTTCATCCTGAAGTTCGCGAACGACTGGATCAAAAGATGCAATCGCTTGGCGCAGCAGTTCGACCTGGGCTCGCTGCATGCCGGGTACTTTGGAGATACTCATGGCATGTTCGATTATCTGCACCGCAGACTTCTTGGCGGTTTCCAGCGAAATGAAAGCCTTCCGCCAATAGAAACCAATGGCGACCAGGCTGGTGATGATAGTAGCGAGTAGTACTGCTCCCATAATCGCCATGCCGGGGCGTCGTCTGGCCCAGAGCCAGCCACGCTTCCAGAGGGGTGTCGGTCTGGCAAGAATCGGTTGACCAGCGAGGAGTCGCTTGCATTCTTCTACAAGCTCTCCAGCATTCTGATACCGATCGGAAGGATTCTTGTGCAAGGCATGTAGGCAAATGGTTTCCAGATCACGAGATACCGCCGGGTTCAGTCGCCTGGGTGAGACAGGCTCATCCTGTAACATCAAAGTGACCAGTTGCAATGGCGATTCCGACCGGAATGGTGGGCGGCCTGTCAGTAGTGTGTACAGCACCGCACCCAGGGCATAGACATCGGTAGCAGGAGTGGTTTCGCCCTTTTTGCCAGTCGCCTGTTCGGGAGACATGTATTCCGGAGTACCCAGCACCATGGCTGTCCGCGTCAACCCACTGGACTGTTCCCAGCGTCGGGCCAGGCCAAAGTCCACTACCACGACCCGCCGA from Planctomycetia bacterium encodes the following:
- a CDS encoding DEAD/DEAH box helicase — translated: MTFTELGLAEPILRAVTKEGYTVPTPIQAQTIPHLLEGKDVLGNAPTGTGKTAAFALPILHRLSKGKRPETGPRPTRCVILSPTRELAVQIDEAFYSYGHYTSLRGAVIYGGVGYQPQIMSLRRGVDILIATPGRLVDLMNQGLVDFSKVEIFVLDEADRMLDMGFEPDLRKIMAQLPKARQSVLFSATMPREIEQLAKSMLKHPVHVTIEGPKLEKGLIEESVCFIPQKQKSQFLIHVLSQAEVNRVLVFTRTKHGADRVVKHLAKSGIAAEALHGNKTQASRNRTMQNFRTSRTKVVVATDVAARGIDVDNISHVVNYDLPMEPETYVHRIGRTGRAGAKGVAISFCDMDEQKFLRNIERLTKKKIPVDRSPRPEFKVIPHDPIEHHEVRERQQREIDPRRHNAKRSSQGHEGKRKPGGKTAHNKRGEKLVSSPKRWR
- a CDS encoding protein kinase, which codes for MTSKSNNEIQIIFEAVCRLSPSERTTWYTQHETADTVRQEVEELLRYDSLAQAESFFTPRSGTGERDVLMGTCVGPYEVIRLIGRGGMGSVYHARRKVPYEQDVAIKVADLRLGSGAARFHEERQVLADLHHPGIAKLLDGGILPDDRPYLVMEHVPGEHIDSYADSNKLRVMERVQLWLQVCEAMASAHKRGIIHRDLKPSNVLVTQDRRVVVVDFGLARRWEQSSGLTRTAMVLGTPEYMSPEQATGKKGETTPATDVYALGAVLYTLLTGRPPFRSESPLQLVTLMLQDEPVSPRRLNPAVSRDLETICLHALHKNPSDRYQNAGELVEECKRLLAGQPILARPTPLWKRGWLWARRRPGMAIMGAVLLATIITSLVAIGFYWRKAFISLETAKKSAVQIIEHAMSISKVPGMQRAQVELLRQAIASFDPVVRELQDEQITLQYLRARRQLEATLQDLGLSEEDEKQSFQLLQETRRYVELYPSAEMNIELSYVLRSLGRICASKNKVEESRAYRLEYIQVLRDLVNRFPQRHSILGLYADSLTFMGHLEEMQGHTLQADDLNRQALQIYQQLYTLYPNDPQARIRFAGCIINMERVYATMEEKDQIRYELLRQIHELDMAFKRESPKRIDYRIVTSDGTRLLAVWYMQHGELINAQELLSELIGLHQQLIQQYPDVPSHASILACLYFQQGIAFHNLKQSEEAVQAFNQFYSTYEQVLKKTGNRFDIATSYSMRILECPVTSLRNLARCEELTRYYATYQLQKQTSDPTLGILRLRQNRLPEARDLLTEAFARRRHIDEPAQYHLYLALVYAKLGEVAKAREHLAATTRYFQRFPKDILLGQVRAEVEAALKK